Proteins from a genomic interval of Pantoea deleyi:
- the mntR gene encoding manganese-binding transcriptional regulator MntR: MSRRAKSVVSAPKGPLKDIEEHVEGFRQVREAHRRELIDDYVELISDLIGEFGEARQVDMAARLGVSQPTVAKMLKRLGSAGLVEQVPYRGVFLTSEGEKLAEESRARHHIVESFLLALGISPETARRDSEGIEHHVSDETLAVFKKFSETR; encoded by the coding sequence ATGAGTCGTCGTGCTAAAAGCGTGGTTTCTGCGCCGAAAGGGCCACTGAAAGATATTGAAGAGCATGTCGAAGGTTTTCGGCAGGTGCGCGAAGCGCATCGTCGCGAGTTAATTGATGACTACGTTGAGTTAATCTCTGATTTAATTGGCGAATTTGGCGAAGCGCGTCAGGTCGATATGGCGGCCCGTCTGGGCGTTTCGCAGCCGACCGTGGCGAAAATGCTGAAACGGCTCGGCAGCGCCGGGCTGGTTGAGCAGGTGCCGTATCGCGGCGTCTTTCTGACCAGTGAAGGTGAGAAGCTGGCGGAAGAGAGCCGCGCCCGTCATCATATTGTGGAAAGTTTTCTGCTGGCGCTGGGCATCAGTCCCGAAACGGCCCGACGCGACTCAGAAGGTATTGAACATCACGTCAGTGATGAAACTCTGGCTGTATTTAAGAAGTTCTCCGAAACCCGCTAA
- the ompX gene encoding outer membrane protein OmpX, with product MKKIACLSALACVLAVSAGSAMAQSTVTGGYAQSDYQGVANKANGFNLKYRYEDGSNPLGWIGSFTYTEKDRTEAGVYNKGQYYGVTGGPAYRLNDWASIYGVVGIGYGKFQQNDTASRAKTDSSDVGFSYGAGLQFNPIENVALDVGYEQSRIRSVDVGTWIAGVGYSF from the coding sequence ATGAAAAAAATTGCATGTCTTTCAGCATTAGCCTGTGTACTGGCAGTATCTGCAGGTTCAGCAATGGCACAGAGCACCGTAACTGGTGGCTATGCTCAGAGCGACTATCAGGGCGTGGCTAACAAAGCTAACGGCTTCAACCTGAAATACCGCTACGAAGACGGTTCTAACCCACTGGGCTGGATCGGTTCATTCACCTACACCGAAAAAGATCGCACTGAAGCTGGCGTGTACAACAAAGGCCAGTACTACGGTGTGACGGGTGGTCCTGCTTACCGTCTGAACGACTGGGCAAGCATCTACGGTGTTGTCGGTATCGGCTACGGTAAATTCCAGCAGAACGATACTGCATCACGCGCTAAAACTGATTCAAGCGACGTAGGCTTCTCTTACGGCGCAGGCCTGCAGTTCAACCCAATCGAAAACGTTGCACTGGATGTGGGCTACGAGCAGAGCCGTATCCGCAGCGTCGATGTGGGTACCTGGATTGCTGGCGTAGGTTACAGCTTCTAA
- a CDS encoding HlyD family secretion protein, with the protein MSENKQRDPHQQDADNETENNSQSGDNQDNDQQPERKRPGKKPLIILAVVVVIMLIVGLWFWFANRNLETTDDAFTEGDAVTIAPKASGYVVKLLVNDNQRVKKGDLLVEIDPSDNRAQREQAQAQLGLAVAQLHQAQAQLALSRVQYPAQRDQALADQAKAEANLLNAQADYRRQRGVDPRATSQRNIDSASAQLRSAQAQLQSAKAQVEVASQVALQIRQQETNVEARQQQVEQAKAQLSTADLNLSYTQVRAPYDGFITKRNVQLGTLVQAGSSLFSLVSPDIWITANFKESQLERMNPGDKVEISVDAWPDMKLEGHVDSIQMGSGSRFSTFPSENATGNYVKIVQRVPVKIVIDKGLDPNHPLPLGLSVEPKVTVE; encoded by the coding sequence ATGAGCGAGAACAAGCAACGCGATCCACACCAGCAGGACGCAGATAACGAGACGGAGAACAACTCTCAGTCAGGCGATAATCAGGACAACGACCAGCAGCCAGAGCGTAAACGCCCCGGTAAAAAGCCGCTGATTATTCTGGCGGTGGTGGTGGTGATTATGCTGATTGTCGGCCTCTGGTTCTGGTTTGCTAACCGGAATCTGGAAACCACCGACGACGCGTTCACCGAGGGCGATGCGGTGACCATCGCGCCCAAAGCGTCTGGCTACGTCGTGAAGTTACTGGTGAATGATAACCAGCGGGTGAAGAAGGGCGATCTGCTGGTGGAGATCGACCCCAGCGACAACCGCGCCCAGCGTGAACAGGCGCAGGCGCAGCTTGGCCTGGCCGTGGCGCAGCTGCATCAGGCGCAGGCGCAACTGGCCCTGTCGCGGGTTCAATATCCGGCGCAGCGCGATCAGGCGCTGGCTGACCAGGCGAAAGCCGAGGCTAACCTGCTCAATGCGCAGGCGGATTACCGTCGTCAGCGCGGTGTCGACCCGCGCGCCACAAGCCAGCGCAATATCGACAGCGCCTCTGCGCAGTTACGTTCGGCGCAGGCGCAGCTTCAGAGCGCCAAAGCGCAGGTTGAAGTCGCCTCTCAGGTTGCCCTGCAGATCCGTCAGCAGGAGACCAATGTAGAAGCGCGTCAGCAGCAGGTTGAGCAGGCGAAAGCCCAGCTGAGCACCGCCGATCTGAATCTCTCCTATACCCAGGTGCGTGCGCCCTATGACGGGTTTATCACCAAACGTAACGTCCAGCTGGGCACGCTGGTGCAGGCCGGCTCCTCGCTGTTCTCACTGGTTTCCCCCGATATCTGGATCACCGCGAATTTCAAAGAGTCGCAGCTGGAACGCATGAATCCGGGCGACAAAGTGGAAATCAGCGTGGATGCCTGGCCGGACATGAAGCTGGAAGGGCATGTGGACAGCATCCAGATGGGCTCCGGTTCACGTTTCTCCACTTTCCCGTCTGAAAACGCCACCGGCAACTACGTGAAGATCGTGCAGCGCGTACCGGTGAAGATCGTCATCGACAAAGGTCTGGACCCGAACCATCCGTTGCCGCTGGGCCTCTCCGTCGAACCTAAGGTCACTGTGGAATGA
- a CDS encoding SLC13 family permease: protein MPQLLRSFLHDSILHLLIVIGVVLACLADFRWADLPGAVDWHTIITLTGLLILTKGLETSGYFDVLGSRLIARFRHERALALFMVLAAALLSTFLTNDVALFILVPLTLTLRKFSHLPISRLIIFEALAVNAGSLLTPVGNPQNILLWSHGKLSVIAFIVQMLPLAVWLLLSLMVLTWFSFSKRSIDKHDNPEQPQWQKPLFIVSVVLYLLFIAGLELEITGWILLLILATFLAMARPVLMRIDWSLLAVFIAMFIDVFLLTRLPVMQAHFDAVSHFGQGQLYLLAIGLSQVISNVPATILLLQKVPPTDVLAWAVNIGGFGLLPGSLANLIALRMAKDRAVWWRFHLFSLPLLAWSMASGWLLLRLLS, encoded by the coding sequence ATGCCTCAACTGCTTCGATCTTTTTTGCATGACTCAATTTTGCATTTATTAATCGTGATTGGTGTTGTTCTGGCATGTCTGGCGGATTTTCGCTGGGCCGATCTGCCGGGCGCCGTGGACTGGCACACCATTATCACGCTCACCGGCCTGTTGATCCTGACCAAAGGGCTGGAAACCAGCGGCTACTTTGATGTGCTCGGGAGCCGACTGATTGCACGGTTCCGCCACGAACGGGCGCTGGCACTGTTTATGGTGCTGGCGGCGGCGCTGCTCTCCACCTTCCTGACCAACGACGTGGCGCTGTTTATTCTGGTGCCGTTGACGCTGACGCTGAGAAAGTTTTCGCATCTGCCGATTTCGCGACTGATCATCTTCGAAGCGCTGGCGGTGAATGCCGGCTCGCTGCTGACCCCGGTCGGCAACCCGCAGAACATCCTGTTATGGAGTCACGGCAAGCTCAGCGTCATCGCGTTTATCGTGCAGATGCTGCCGCTGGCCGTCTGGCTGCTGCTGAGCCTGATGGTGTTGACCTGGTTCAGTTTTTCTAAGCGTTCGATTGATAAACATGACAACCCGGAACAGCCCCAGTGGCAGAAACCGCTGTTTATCGTCAGCGTGGTGCTCTATCTGCTGTTTATCGCCGGACTGGAACTGGAGATCACAGGCTGGATCCTGCTGCTGATACTGGCGACCTTCCTGGCGATGGCCCGTCCGGTGCTGATGCGCATCGACTGGAGTCTGCTGGCGGTGTTTATCGCCATGTTCATTGACGTCTTCCTGCTGACGCGCCTGCCGGTGATGCAGGCACATTTCGATGCGGTGTCACACTTTGGTCAGGGGCAGCTCTACCTGCTGGCGATTGGCCTGTCGCAGGTGATCAGTAACGTGCCCGCGACCATTCTGCTGCTGCAAAAAGTGCCGCCAACGGATGTGCTCGCCTGGGCGGTCAACATCGGTGGGTTTGGTCTGCTGCCGGGATCGCTCGCGAATCTGATTGCCCTGCGAATGGCGAAAGATCGGGCCGTCTGGTGGCGTTTCCACCTCTTTTCCCTTCCTCTGCTGGCCTGGTCGATGGCCAGCGGCTGGCTGCTGTTGCGGTTGCTCAGTTAG